Part of the Falco rusticolus isolate bFalRus1 chromosome 2, bFalRus1.pri, whole genome shotgun sequence genome is shown below.
CTTTGCCAGTAACTGCTTTATACTCTAAGCTGCATAAATTCCTGCTTGCAGAATTTGTTTCCATGCAGATAAAGACACTCATGATTGCTAAGAGGGTCAGCAAGAACCATCTATATAAACTGATAAATACAACTGAAGGTACCTACATTGAAGCAGTTTTTCCATCTCAAAGTTGAATCCCAAGTAGTCTCCTGGTCCCCATCTTCCTCCATTTCTATAACACATCAAGGGCCTTTCCATGtcctgcatgtgtgtgtgcctCCACCACTACAGTAATTCTACCCCCATATCACTCACCGACTTCCGTTTGGTCTGAGGCCTAAGCAAAAGCAAGAGCAAACCATATGCCAGCTGGGTGGGCTGGCTAGTACCTGTTGTCTTATCAGGTTAACGAAAGGTACCTCCTACTTCTTTCTGACAAGTCAAAAAAGCACACCAGAGGCAACCAGGGATCTTGAGTTGTTATAAACCCAAGTAAAAAATATCATCTCTTGAGATCTCCACTCTTCTGACAAAGTTGGCAGGAATTGGAAAATGGCTTAAAAACACtaggagcctcctcttccccaacCTGGTCAAACACCAAGTGTGGTGAGAGAAGCCCTGATTTAATAGGAAATCCAGGATGAAAATTTGATGTAATCTGATGTATACAGTCAGTATGTATGACACTAACTTCATGAGCTGTGCTAAAACAAATCCTTTCCATACCTTTCAGTTGACTATcctcttctctgcctttgttctcttcttttcctaCTGCTTGCTGTTGAGCTGCAAGTGCGGTGAGCTGTGCAGACTGTTTAATTAGGGACACCctgtagaaataatttctccagAACACCTCCTCTTTTATGCTAGAGAGAACAGATTTTGATTACTACATTTGGAAATATGGTTCCTTTTACCATCTAGCAATgaagtgaaattaaatatgCAGAGGGAAGGAGTAAACATAGCTGCCATTTACgtaaaaacttaaaaagaaatctgcgacagtttaaaaaaatccatcattGTAGAAGTTCTTGATCTATTACAAGACAGTTATAATAGACCtgaatatataataataatattgtGACTTTAGAAAAAGCTTGACAGCATGCAGCAATACATAACTTGGAAAAGTATTATGCTGTTCCATCTCTCTTGCCAAATCACgtaaacaaaccaaacaagccAAATAACCCTGTTCACTTCCTCTCTAAACCCAACAGTCTATCATTGTCAAACTACATTCATCTACATCTTCCCTAGACCTCAAGGTGGAAATGGAACATCTTTGATCTATAGGCAGATTACAGCAGAACTGTTTCACTATCCGCACACACCTTTCAGCATGTCTACAAGACCTTTAGTAACTATAAACTGCCATTTTGGAAACAACCAGCTTTTATAAGCGGGAGACTATTCCATTTCTTAGGTAGCATTTCCCCCTGGTAATTCCCCAGCACACAAGAAAAGACCCAACTTTAACCCAGAGGTAACAGAAGCCAGAAATGGCAAGACCCATGAGAAGGAGGGTGTATAGGTCAAGACGGAAGGAACAAAGTAAGAGAGTGAAGTTACCTTCTTGCCCCTTCAGGCAAAACAGTGACTACTGAGaccaggaacaggaaaaaaccccaaccctatTAAGCAATGTGGTACAACAGGCAAGGACAGCGTGACCAAAGGCTGAAGACAGAGCATCAGAGACAGATCTGATGAAGATGTAGAATACACACAAAGCTTTAGGACTGACAGCAGCAAAGAACAGCATGAAAGAGGGTAAATAAAATGAGGAGCTGGGAACATTaataaaaggaggaaatttgagagagaaaaaaatcaccaagaaagatgttttctttcttgtttccatGCGTAGAAAAGGAGGACTAATTTGGGACCTCCTACTTAATGAGAATCTTAAGCTTTAGGAGCAGAGTCTGGGGACTGGACAACAAAGGAGAATAGCACTGGAATAAAGCTGGGATCAAGAAGCCATGCTGGAACAGGCCATAACTGCTGGGACAAAGACCTTATGGACCTTTTAATTAGGTCCACTAGAAGGAAGGCAGTCACAACACAAGAGCTTTTCCCATTGCCTGtccaaaatcagtttttcttgcTTGCATCATTGCTGTTTCATGATGCATTCTTTTACCGTTTCtccagggggtgggggaagtggTGGGCTCTGACCATCTCCAATAACCTTTTTGAGGTGTCAGTTACACCAACAACTCTGAACATTTTTGTTGCTGCATTTACCTTTGTTTGGGAAAAAGATTTTCAAGTAATTTAGCATGCTGGACATGGAAAAATGTAAGGCCTTTCCCATACTTAAGTCAACGGGTCCTTACTAGTTCTGAATGTCTAACATCTACTGCTGTTCTCTCTTCCAACTGCTAAACTGCAATGCACATGCCACATTTCATGCACTCGAAATTAGCAggtaaaaaatacatacagaggAGTATATAAAGGAATTGAcggatgagaaagaaaaaggagtgatttacaaatatttacagataTATTGAAAGTACAATGATACATAAGTTACCTGCAGAAATTACTTACTGTTTGGGAACAAGATCAAACCTCATCCTATTAAGAAGTTCATCTTCTTGTAACATCACCATTGCAACAGGGTACATTTGATCAAAGTCAAAATTAAACTGCACACCTGCTGGAGGATCCCGCAGAAAATTTCGTTTATCCTTTGAAGAACACATTTATGGAAAAAAGATATCTTATTTCACACACAAGACCAGCAAGACAATTCCACCTCCCACATATCTCTATCATACCACAAAGCTGTAAAgcctttataaaaagaaaaaaaggtattggGGATCTATTTTGGCTCAAGTTGATAATGGAAGAGCTACTTTTGCACAGGATCAGTGCAGTGACAGGCACACTAAAAAAGTATAttgaaaatatataataatgCCAGCCAAACTtactttgggggaaaaaaaggaaattttaacaTCTCCAACAGAAAAAATTCAAATCTACAAGAAACTAAATGCTTACTGCTGATAAGGCCAGTATTTGTTGCTGAATTGTCTCTTCTTCATTGCTGTCTACCCAGGGAGGCACTGCTAATTCTGTTattgaaaggaggaaaataattgcatgcatattaggttttttttataaaaaaccccaacaatgAACACCTTACATAAAGTATCATATAATGTCATAGAAATAAGCAGACTTACATCAGTAAACCTATTGTTCCTTTTCCCTAAACTAAGCTCATGGCATAAGAGAGAAACTCTAGGAGTGGATGTTTGTTTATCAGaggttttaacaaaaaaaaaaaagttgctgatCTCTGTTATTGTAAAACTAAACGTGTGGggatttctttgcagttttttctttgcacCAGTCAAAATGTCATGCCTCTTAGTTTAGTTACTGAAGTAATGCTGTATAACTGGTTAAGCTGCCTGCAAATAGAAAATTCTAGATTCACTTTAAACATGTAAACTTTGTCtaaattaagttttcaaaataatttactaaTGTGTTAATTTTCTAACACCCTGAAGGCACTAATTCTttaatgaggagaaaaataagttataaatttattataaattacAAGACATTATACACTGAATAAGCATACTTAAGTTCAGCtgatttatatatttacaaatactTCCAAAATAGTTCCATAGGCTGTACatagaggaaaatgaaatattgctgATGTATAGAAATCTATTAATCTCTTCACCGCCAATGCAAATTCAGCCTACAGAGACATTATGCTGCGTCTGTAACAGTTAACAAATAATTCTTGTGCACTCTAACAAACAATGCTTATTTGCCTATCCACCTGACATCAGCAGGATCTTTCACTAACATGGATTCACATCTGATGCTAATGGGCCATCTGTTACTTCTTTCTTCAATCTAGCTACCTATTTTCATGAAACTTGTACAAATATACTTAACAGATGCCAAAGTTTACtaacagagaaataaagacagaaatacagacaaTGCGATCACATCAGCAGTCTTGCAAGAAGAAACCAGACTAACATACTAACTGCAGAGAGTACGAAAAATTTCATCATGATCCATTTAAAACCAGCTAATTTTCAAGATTAACAATAGAGCCACTCATTATTCACTGTCAGAAATTACTGCATTCAGGcaacacattaaaagaaataaaagccaatCATGAAAggcaacataaaaaaaccaagtgaTTATTTTCAAGTCCTAAACAGATCCACTGATGTCAATAGCACATGGGTGGAGAACTCAAAGTTATATCAGAGATAATTACAAAGCAAATGATTTATGGGAAAGCAAAAGAGCAATTATGCCTCTAATGTAAGTAGAGCAACTCCTACAGCAACTAATTAAATACTATAGTGCAAACACTAAcccacatttttcatttcattacaaaaatgtGACAATTGCTAAAGCTCAGAAAAAATCAGCATGCCTGTTTCCAATATATATACAGACTTAAGATTCAAAACGACAATAAGAGATCAGCTTTGCTAGCACTGTGACCTTTGAGTTAATTTCATAAAGCTGaatttggttaaaaaaaccaaatctaAACCAACTAGATAATGTAACACTAACCTCACTTAAAAATACCATCTTCCTGTTCCACAATAcatgttaattttttccataatgTGTTTCATTAAACAGACTATTGAAAGATTAGGTTTAGATACAGCTCAGTTTCCAGGTTCCCGGAAGTTTCAGCTTATGCAGTGTATGCGCTGTCAAAAAAAAGAGCATACattacctgatttttttgtttgctgctctTGGACaaattttttctgttccttctgaaAATCTCCGATAAttgtctaaaataaaaattagggAACCACAATAAACAAAAATTCACTCTTACTGTTTCATGTTCACtcagaaaatgctttcaaatacaCTGTGGAATCATATTCTTATAGCCCTGGTGGCCCTTTCTGTAAGTTAATTAAAGACATTTAATGTAAAtcacacatttttcctttactgaaGCATTTGATTTTGCCTTAAAAGTTTAAACTATTGTGTAcactttcaaaattatatttatagtTTTATCAAGTTCAggggaccaaaaaaaaagaaaaaaggaaaatcctaGCTGATAATTTGATCATCAGCTTACCATGCATATACACTTATCACCTTACCATATCAAATACAGACAACACTGACTGTTTATAGACTTATTTAAACACTTCTTACAGCATTGAATGCTTAAAGATACCCTTGGCTGTACAATATGTTTCAAGAGTAGCCCAAGAAATATATCCATTGCAGTAAACTGGATTTGTCAAATTTTTAAGCATGATTCAGAATGTCTACttagctgaaataattttgccatttattttgttgaCAAAATTTCATCAAAAATTATGTTCAGAAAGATCCTGTATTGAATTTAGAATTGACAAATTGAGAACTGCCTCGGAAGTTGGCATGCCATAATCTAGAAGTAACAATGGCAAATGTTCTGCAGTCGAAAGCAGAGGCAAAACCCCATGAAGCTAGAAATGAATACTTAAACCAGTTACAGCAGTGAGGTCTATGGCTTAACAAGTTAACAAAAAGCATTCAAGTCTTCAAGCTAAATCCTAATAAATTCCTGATCATTATTTTTCCGTCAACAAGCcactttttcagtttaagaTGAACATCAGTGAGAGAACTACTGTAGTGCCTGTTATACAAAGAGATCATTGTGGTTCCTCCTGGTTGTAAGTTATatgaatttcagtatttatggTATAAAGTCAGTCATATGGTgtaagaaaaaagctttaatatACCAAATAACcttctttcttgatttttgctttttgatgtGGATCAAAATTATATTAGGCTTTAATATACTGTAGGAGATGCAACTCTGCTATTATATATAGATAGTTGTCActaaaaagttaatgaaatcTGGAGAGAAAATTTGATCATAACAAAAACTTGGAAGTGCCATTTGACGATTAATTTGGCAGACAACATGAACATTTAAGTATATCAAGAAATTGAATCTCATTGTATTAAAACgaacaaaaaaaggcaacactAGCTCCCCTGAAGGTGTCTGAGAGACAGAAGCAAGAAGAGGGGTCTGGCTGCATCTCCCATGGCTGATGCTCCTGGATGCACAGGCCCACTACAGCTGGGTTGGTTTTGGCCagttccctttcccttccccttccaaGCTATGCTTGCCAACAGACACAGAACACTACATAGCACTTATtgctgccctttttttttttttaatttttattttctgccaagTTCGTGACTTAAAACACCGGAATAACACTTGTTCCAGAAGTTATTCAActggagctggcagccagcaaCAGGGAGGACAAGAGGCAGGGTCAGGGTGAGGGAAAGAGCAGCACAGTAGTATGCAGTTCCATTAACTCACCTGCTCTTATGAAACCGTACCTGTATAGCTTTCAGGGTCTTAGTACATAATATCTACAAAGCTGACCTAATCCTGAATCTTGCTTTAGAGATGCATGTAAGATGCAAACTATAGCATTCCTCTTTCCACCTAaataaactgggggaaaaacTCAACCCGCACATCTCCCAGCATCCCCCAACTGCCCGTCTCTAGTAATCTTTCCAGCCTTTACTCCTACGCCAGCACTCTTCATACTCTCTTCTGGCTTTTCTCCCATGTATCTACATCATGAAGGAACAGAAGACAGGTGCAGTACTGACTAAAGCAGAGTGACCATTTTTTGGCGTGTCTACCATGAATAAACATTTCAGTCACATCATTTATCGTGACAGGAGATACCTTCTCTTGAAATATGCAATTCCTAAATCCAGCTTAAAGAAATGTTATATGCCAGATTTGCCACACTGCAACAACAGTAAGCAAACAGATCTTTCAGATGAAGtatctagaaataaaataccttatCAATGATACTgtcaatttttccttcttctacGGATTTCTTTATCGTCTGTGCTGTTTCGGCAACGGATTCCGATATCTTTTTTGTGGCAGCAGTGGCAAAATTGAAGAGGTAACCTTTCACagatcagaagagaaaaaagatctCTTTACATCCAGTTCTCTTACTAgatctattttcctttctcttcagaGATTTGCATACCTACTTGAAAGCTGTCTTCAAAATCATTTAACACAGCTTCTGGCGTAAAAAGAACTCCTAAAATCCTATTTATCTCTTTCTAGTTCATATTCTTTAGTGATGGTGATCAAACTGTATGTTTGATCACAACTTTCTGTAATTCAAACCTATACACAAACCTTGTTTACTAAACTAAACGTTCCTAATGGTCCTTGAAATATTGCTTTCCAATGAATTTTCTGAAGCAATGTGTCTTTCctaatttaagtatttttgagACATTAAGCAAGAAAGTAACTTTAGCAACAGTAttaaaacagaactttttttttttttttaagaaaaccaacATGCACAATAAGGCCTCATGAAGTAAGGTGCAAGCACGTGAAAAATTTCAGGCAAGTAACATTTGAGAATCCTTCAATAGTCTTAAGATAGAAGCTTGCTCGTGATGTTTGTCCTGTTCTATTTTgcattgtgggtttttttagctcCATAAGAAGCACTGTGGCCcaattgcttatttttatgaatatgtTCAGTATCAGACCAGCAGTAACAAGTATTTCTAAAGACTAACtagcatttttttatattaacagTGCTGAAGTGAAGAAAGGTGgccaaggcaaaaaaacccatgtagCATGGGCAGTTGCACCatgctgttcatttttaattaaggaGAACAATCTTAGATGTATATCACAAACCTTTAGAAATATCAAGTATCACTTTATTGACAAAG
Proteins encoded:
- the SYAP1 gene encoding synapse-associated protein 1 is translated as MLRGLGSWLGLERAGEERLLPPEERSSSAEEEEEAEAGAEPAVQGSEQAELQVDSEALLSQAKGLGSYLFNFATAATKKISESVAETAQTIKKSVEEGKIDSIIDKTIIGDFQKEQKKFVQEQQTKKSELAVPPWVDSNEEETIQQQILALSADKRNFLRDPPAGVQFNFDFDQMYPVAMVMLQEDELLNRMRFDLVPKHIKEEVFWRNYFYRVSLIKQSAQLTALAAQQQAVGKEENKGREEDSQLKETVRPKTPPVTIKPQIKSQEDEEEISTSPGVSEFVSDAFDACNLNQEDLRKEMEQLVLDKKKEETSVAEEETADWEKELQQELQEYEVVTESEKRDENWDKEIEEMLQEEN